The following DNA comes from Pseudomonas triticicola.
CGCCCTCGGATCAATCCCGTACTCACCGACTTCTGCAAGCAGCTGACATCCATTCAACAAGCGGATGTGGACGGCGCAAGCACCTACGCGGAGGTTGGCCAGGAGCTGGAAGCTTTCATTGCCCAATATCCAGATGCTGCTTGGGCGTCTTGGGGTGACTATGGTGCAAGGCAGCTGGAGCGCGATGCTGGATTAGCTTGCCCTCCTCTGCTCTCCGCTCTGCAGCATTTCAACGTCAAGAAATGGCATAAAGGCCTATACGATGATCAGCCAAAAAGTCTGAAGCAGGCGGTCGAATCGTTAGGCTATTTTGGCAAGGTACTTATCATCGGGGTATCGACGATGCGAGAGATGTAGCGTTGATCGTCAAAGAAATACTGGACTAATAACGAGCCGGGCCATAGCCCCGAAGCGGCGATTACACCCTACACGGAAAAAGCTGACCCCAGTGTCCGGAGTCCTGTCACCATGATCATTCAAGGCCTCGGGTGGCTTATTATTCAATCGATCAGCCGCCTCCGTGTTGGTGACTGGGTCTAAAACCTCGTGCCTCTTTGCATCATCGGGCGCCCATGCGTTCCAGCAGCGGTTTATTGTCTTCTTCAAGAGTCGCCATGCACAAAAAGCTTAATCCGCTTGCGCTGCATCTGAAGCTATAGCCCCGCCCTTGAACCTGAACTTCCTTTTACTCACTCGGCGTCCGGATCCCCCTGCACCTAGGTTGAACGCCTCACCTGAAGCCTCGAGCCCCATATGCCCCTTCCCTGAATAATCGTAAAACTCAGTCATTTCCACTTCTTCGGCAGTTTCGATGCGTTTGGCGATGGCGAGCTCTTGGGCGACCCTAGCCTGTGCCTCCGACATTCGCATTTCAACTTCTTCTCGTTCTGCTATGCGACGCAGTTCGCCTATCTCCACGGCATCCCCGCTTGTATCGACTTGCTGACTGAACTTTCTGATCAGGAAATCGGTAGGACTGTTGATGAATTTGAGCGTTTCCAAAGTAATATCGAGCATTCGTAGTCTCCGAGAACCATGTGCTTGGTATTCAGGGTGCGCCACGCACACCAATAACGAAGTATCGGCCGACGCTACGGCCTCTTGAGCGAAGTCATTCTCAGCACTGCAGATTTACGGACTGAAGAGTCTTAAGCAAACAGTAGAGTCGTTGGCTTGGTTTGGCACGGCACATCTCATCGAGGGATAGACGATGCGAGAAATGTTGCTCCCATCATTTAGGAAATGTTGGCTGACTGAGCCGAGCCTTAGGCCGAAGGAGGGATAGCTGCAATCAATTCCAGCTGCCACCACTGAGTGACCGCACGATCAAGCACATCGTAGCGCCCGCTTAACCATTGACCGATTCGACCAAGGACTGCTTCTTCTTCAGGCTGCTAATCCTTAAGGGCGATTTTTCCTAGACAGATCACAAAGCTATGCTAACTTTGAAAAAATCGATTTCCTGGATCGAGCGGTCGGTTCGCAATAGGCCATGGGCCTCAGGTTGTCATGATCTACTCCGTAGGCATTCGACAATAGTCAGAGGGCAGCCGACACCCTGACGCATTGGAGAAATGCCATGCGCTTTCCGATCTACACCTTCGATCTAACTCCAAAACGCCGATTCAAACGTATTGCAAACGTGCTTCGGCGTCACTGGCCTATCGCTAACGATATCAGCCTCATGACCGCGCAAGAGATTCTGGCTCGAGGGCTGGGCTATCGCGATTTTCACGATGTGTCGCAATCTTCAGAAAATTGCTCGCAGGATGCACCTGTCCCTACTCTTCCAGAGGTAAGGGACAACGTCAGCACATCTATTTTTCAGTTTCTCAAATCAGGCAACGTCGCAGGTATCGACGACAGTGATATCGAGGGTTTGGTCATGTTATTGCCGCTGCATGAACTTCTGGCTTTCCGAAGCTTCAGGCAAGGGCAAACGGCTGACATAGGGAAGACACATAGCCATGGTTCGAAAGTGCGTTCAAGGCAAAAATCAGCAGGAGCGGCTCGAGGCGTAATTCACGAAGCATCAGATGCTGATGGTATTGTGGCCTCGGACTCCACGCCTTTCGACGAATCAAAAAAAATTCTGAATGAACATGAGCTTGATGCCATCGCGGAGGTAGTCCACCGCAAAGCCATCCTTCGTGATCAAATCTTGTGTTCGGTGCTGCTCTCCGGTATCCGACAATCTGAATTACTCCGGCTCAGAGTCGAAAACTTAAGCTACACCAATCATAAGGTGATGCTGGACTTACCATCCACCAGAGCAGACTCGAACCAACACCGAAGCATTTCGACTCCTATCGATGCAGGGTTAGTTCATAGGTACATTGAAAGAAATGCGTTATCTCAGGGAGATTACCTGTTTCCATCCAGCAAGAACGCTAGCTATCCAATGACCACTTTTGAATTAAATAAAATTTTGCGCTCTTGGTTATTGGAAGCACAAATTGATCCAACGGACGTATCAGTTAATGCAATGCGACTTTCCGTG
Coding sequences within:
- a CDS encoding tyrosine-type recombinase/integrase, translating into MRFPIYTFDLTPKRRFKRIANVLRRHWPIANDISLMTAQEILARGLGYRDFHDVSQSSENCSQDAPVPTLPEVRDNVSTSIFQFLKSGNVAGIDDSDIEGLVMLLPLHELLAFRSFRQGQTADIGKTHSHGSKVRSRQKSAGAARGVIHEASDADGIVASDSTPFDESKKILNEHELDAIAEVVHRKAILRDQILCSVLLSGIRQSELLRLRVENLSYTNHKVMLDLPSTRADSNQHRSISTPIDAGLVHRYIERNALSQGDYLFPSSKNASYPMTTFELNKILRSWLLEAQIDPTDVSVNAMRLSVIVRFIRAITESTQATMDNLVGHIPPKKSRYYYSSPNKKPRA
- a CDS encoding 3'-5' exonuclease, which gives rise to MVIDLEKLEVVDEFQRFVRPRINPVLTDFCKQLTSIQQADVDGASTYAEVGQELEAFIAQYPDAAWASWGDYGARQLERDAGLACPPLLSALQHFNVKKWHKGLYDDQPKSLKQAVESLGYFGKVLIIGVSTMREM